One part of the Mangrovibacillus cuniculi genome encodes these proteins:
- the sppA gene encoding signal peptide peptidase SppA, with protein MNKKRWGALVIAGILLVGSLVTNAVSQSVFSQQSQSFEDLLMNSGDWEQVVIEEGTPTKSIALLTVDGVIQDTNAPSQLFESVSYNHDQFIEQLEHIAESDDFKGAVISVNTPGGGVMESAQIHKKIQEVQKAGKPVYISMGAMAASGGYYIAAPADKIFASQETLTGSLGVIMQSINFEGLAEKYGVDFVTIKSGPYKDIMSSYREMTDEERNILQGMVDRSYDGFVKVISEGRGMSEQDVRRIADGRIYDGYQAKELNLIDEFGYEEDAIQALKKDHNLGDAQVVSLSKGTSFASLFQMGAKKMIGDDLGLVEAIQTFSNPNAPRLMYLYAE; from the coding sequence ATGAATAAGAAAAGATGGGGAGCCTTAGTAATCGCAGGAATTTTATTAGTAGGGTCTCTTGTTACAAATGCAGTCAGTCAAAGTGTTTTTAGTCAACAAAGTCAATCGTTTGAAGATTTATTAATGAACAGTGGTGATTGGGAACAAGTTGTTATTGAGGAAGGTACTCCAACAAAGTCTATCGCTCTTCTAACTGTAGACGGTGTTATCCAAGATACAAATGCCCCTTCTCAACTTTTTGAATCAGTTTCGTATAATCATGATCAATTTATCGAACAGCTGGAGCATATTGCTGAATCTGATGATTTTAAAGGCGCTGTAATATCCGTAAATACTCCTGGTGGAGGAGTAATGGAATCCGCTCAAATCCACAAAAAGATTCAAGAGGTTCAAAAAGCTGGTAAGCCAGTATACATCTCTATGGGTGCTATGGCAGCGTCAGGCGGTTATTACATAGCAGCTCCTGCTGACAAAATTTTTGCTAGTCAAGAAACACTAACTGGATCGCTAGGAGTTATTATGCAAAGCATTAATTTTGAAGGGTTAGCTGAAAAGTATGGAGTAGATTTTGTTACGATTAAGAGTGGACCTTATAAAGATATCATGAGTTCTTATCGTGAAATGACGGATGAAGAACGCAACATCCTTCAAGGGATGGTAGACCGTTCTTATGATGGATTTGTAAAGGTTATTTCAGAAGGGCGCGGTATGTCAGAACAAGATGTTAGACGAATTGCAGATGGACGAATTTATGATGGCTATCAAGCGAAAGAGTTAAATTTAATTGATGAGTTTGGTTACGAAGAAGATGCAATCCAAGCACTCAAAAAGGATCATAACTTAGGAGATGCCCAAGTAGTGAGTCTTTCCAAAGGTACTTCATTCGCCTCACTATTCCAAATGGGTGCAAAGAAAATGATAGGGGACGATTTAGGGTTAGTAGAAGCAATTCAAACTTTCTCAAATCCTAATGCTCCTCGATTAATGTACCTATATGCAGAGTAA
- a CDS encoding acetate kinase, translated as MSKIIAINAGSSSLKFQLFNMPEESVITKGLIERIGLNDAVFSISVNGEKQEEVTDIPDHTVAVSLLLDKLVTAGIISSLNEIEGIGHRVVHGGEKFNDSELITDEVLEQIKELSDLAPLHNPANVTGIEAFQAVLPNVPAVAVFDTAFHQSMPESSFLYSLPYSFYKELGIRKYGFHGTSHKYISERAAELLGRPKEQIRLISCHLGNGASIAAIEGGKSIDTSMGFTPLAGVTMGTRSGNIDPALIPFIMEKTGKNADEVLNVLNKESGMLGVSGFSSDLRDITEEAGKGNERAELALEVFANRIHKYIGSYAARMNGVDAIVFTAGIGENSIVVREKVLKGLEFMGIYWDPALNNIRGEEAFISYPHSPVKVLVIPTNEEVMIARDTMDKASL; from the coding sequence ATGTCTAAAATTATTGCTATTAACGCAGGAAGCTCTTCACTTAAATTCCAGCTTTTCAATATGCCTGAAGAGTCCGTTATTACAAAAGGACTAATTGAACGTATTGGCTTAAACGATGCGGTATTTAGTATCTCTGTGAACGGAGAAAAGCAAGAAGAAGTAACAGACATCCCGGATCACACTGTGGCTGTTTCATTATTATTAGATAAGCTAGTTACAGCGGGTATTATTTCCTCTTTAAATGAAATCGAAGGAATTGGTCACCGTGTTGTACATGGCGGGGAAAAATTCAATGACTCAGAATTAATTACAGACGAAGTATTAGAGCAAATCAAAGAGTTATCTGACCTTGCTCCTCTTCATAATCCAGCAAACGTTACAGGAATTGAAGCGTTCCAAGCGGTTCTTCCTAACGTTCCTGCAGTTGCAGTATTTGATACAGCTTTCCACCAATCTATGCCAGAAAGCTCATTCTTATATTCTTTACCGTACTCTTTCTACAAAGAATTAGGTATTCGTAAATATGGATTCCACGGTACTTCTCATAAGTACATTTCTGAGCGCGCAGCAGAGTTATTAGGTCGTCCAAAAGAACAAATTCGTTTAATTTCATGCCACCTTGGTAATGGAGCATCAATTGCTGCAATCGAAGGTGGAAAATCTATTGATACTTCAATGGGATTCACTCCTTTAGCAGGTGTAACAATGGGTACTCGTTCTGGTAACATCGATCCTGCATTAATTCCATTCATTATGGAGAAAACAGGGAAGAACGCTGACGAAGTATTAAACGTATTGAACAAAGAATCAGGAATGTTAGGTGTTTCTGGTTTCTCAAGCGATCTACGTGACATTACAGAAGAAGCAGGAAAAGGGAACGAGCGTGCAGAGTTAGCACTTGAAGTATTTGCTAACCGTATTCACAAATACATCGGTTCTTATGCTGCTCGTATGAACGGTGTAGACGCAATCGTGTTTACTGCTGGTATTGGTGAAAACAGTATTGTTGTTCGTGAAAAAGTTCTAAAAGGATTAGAGTTCATGGGAATCTATTGGGATCCAGCTCTTAATAATATCCGCGGGGAAGAAGCATTCATCAGCTATCCTCATTCACCTGTTAAAGTTTTAGTAATACCTACAAATGAAGAAGTAATGATTGCTCGCGATACTATGGACAAAGCTTCTCTATAA
- a CDS encoding DUF2953 domain-containing protein encodes MIWVGVVLCIFVLIFLVIYFTTLTILIRVHKSDKRNEAIFIFKCWNGLIRYEIKIPFLKIDDDGPNVVFEEDKKSGNNPKKEKKETKKVTPEEVTDSFSDMKTLLEHIKAMHKIISSFMATIKIRNFKWETMFATGDAARTGIATGLMWTTKTTFISVISTIFRLMNKPVIHVQPVFQGKGLESRLSCMVQFRIGNAMKAGFKMIRYWRGGKATFKTLPLSKLSSTKKNETMN; translated from the coding sequence ATGATCTGGGTGGGAGTGGTTTTATGTATTTTCGTCCTGATCTTTCTCGTTATTTATTTTACGACATTGACGATTTTAATCAGAGTTCATAAAAGTGATAAACGAAACGAGGCAATTTTTATATTTAAATGTTGGAATGGTTTAATTCGTTATGAAATCAAGATTCCATTTTTAAAAATAGATGATGACGGACCTAACGTTGTTTTCGAGGAAGATAAAAAAAGTGGGAATAATCCAAAGAAAGAAAAGAAAGAAACTAAAAAAGTTACACCTGAAGAAGTTACTGACTCATTTTCTGATATGAAAACTCTCTTAGAGCATATTAAAGCAATGCACAAAATTATCTCTAGTTTTATGGCAACAATTAAAATAAGAAATTTTAAATGGGAAACCATGTTTGCAACTGGTGATGCAGCAAGGACAGGAATTGCGACCGGCTTAATGTGGACGACAAAGACTACATTCATAAGCGTTATTTCTACTATCTTTCGATTGATGAACAAACCGGTTATTCATGTTCAACCAGTTTTTCAAGGAAAAGGATTAGAGTCAAGACTTTCATGTATGGTTCAATTTCGAATCGGTAATGCTATGAAGGCAGGATTTAAAATGATTCGATATTGGAGAGGTGGCAAAGCGACGTTTAAAACATTGCCACTATCTAAATTAAGCTCAACAAAGAAGAATGAAACTATGAATTAG
- the ytfJ gene encoding GerW family sporulation protein gives MNEHPIQGLMNTAMQSLKDMIDVNTIIGDPVETPDGSVILTVSKVGFGFAAGGSEFKMDSKSQDNHGPGQHEDEYALPFGGGSGGGVSITPIAFLIVGTHGVKMLHLDEQTHLLEKILDLAPGAVDKIQQILKKNNHGDNENKNVDYNQNHQHNRQDFGV, from the coding sequence ATGAACGAACATCCTATCCAAGGCTTAATGAACACAGCAATGCAAAGCTTAAAAGACATGATTGATGTGAATACAATTATTGGAGATCCAGTTGAAACACCAGATGGAAGTGTTATTTTAACTGTTTCTAAAGTAGGTTTTGGATTCGCTGCTGGTGGTAGTGAGTTTAAAATGGATTCAAAAAGTCAGGACAATCACGGACCTGGGCAACATGAAGATGAGTATGCGCTACCATTTGGTGGAGGTAGCGGAGGAGGAGTGTCGATTACTCCAATCGCATTTCTTATCGTTGGAACTCATGGTGTCAAGATGCTTCATCTAGATGAACAGACTCATCTGTTAGAAAAAATATTAGACTTAGCTCCGGGTGCTGTGGATAAAATTCAGCAAATTTTAAAGAAAAATAATCATGGTGACAATGAAAATAAGAATGTAGATTACAATCAAAATCATCAGCATAATAGGCAAGACTTCGGTGTCTAA
- the rarD gene encoding EamA family transporter RarD, with protein sequence MKNQEQTGIVFAAVAYILWGALPIYWKLVDHVGSFEILMHRVFWSFWFMLLLLFIMKKHRTFVKTLKLMKTHPKQLLALSAASIIVTSNWFLYIWAVNTDQMVEASLGYYINPLVSVILGVTILKEKLSKPAILSFILAAVGVSILTFSYGVFPWVAFTLAITFGVYGLVKKMVKVDAEIGMALETLTLMPIALAFLVYFAGSGQGAFGTDTLITTLILMGAGAVTATPLLLFTKGAQRIPLYMIGFLQYIAPTLMLILGIFVYKETFTPAHFIAFTFIWLALSVLTVGRTKWFKRKTKTPVQAA encoded by the coding sequence ATGAAAAATCAAGAACAAACCGGTATTGTCTTTGCAGCAGTCGCCTATATCTTATGGGGTGCGCTTCCTATATATTGGAAGCTTGTGGATCATGTAGGGTCATTTGAAATTTTAATGCATCGTGTATTTTGGTCTTTTTGGTTTATGCTTTTATTATTATTTATTATGAAGAAGCATCGCACATTTGTAAAAACCTTAAAATTAATGAAGACTCACCCTAAACAATTACTAGCTCTTTCCGCTGCATCTATTATAGTAACGTCTAATTGGTTCCTCTATATTTGGGCTGTGAATACGGATCAAATGGTGGAAGCGAGCCTAGGATATTACATTAATCCTTTAGTAAGTGTTATTTTAGGAGTAACTATTTTGAAAGAGAAGCTTAGTAAGCCGGCAATTCTATCTTTTATCCTAGCTGCTGTTGGGGTAAGCATTCTTACCTTCTCCTATGGAGTATTTCCTTGGGTGGCATTTACTTTAGCGATTACTTTTGGAGTTTACGGACTAGTAAAGAAAATGGTAAAAGTAGATGCAGAGATTGGTATGGCGTTAGAAACACTTACCTTAATGCCTATTGCCCTAGCATTTTTAGTTTACTTTGCTGGCAGTGGTCAAGGTGCCTTTGGAACTGACACGTTAATCACAACATTAATATTAATGGGAGCCGGTGCTGTAACCGCTACGCCTTTGCTGTTATTTACAAAAGGTGCACAGCGAATTCCGCTATATATGATCGGATTCTTGCAGTATATTGCGCCGACGCTCATGTTGATTTTAGGGATATTTGTTTATAAAGAGACGTTTACACCGGCTCATTTTATTGCCTTTACGTTTATTTGGTTAGCATTATCTGTATTGACTGTGGGAAGAACAAAATGGTTTAAAAGAAAAACAAAGACTCCTGTTCAGGCTGCATAA
- a CDS encoding RDD family protein → MSEKDISLLNEEITKEAPTVDSKSEAPIIIVGREEDQVDTLGQHVYYAGFWMRFWAYLLDLIVIFSIHGIITKPLLRIVGVDIPGNGWITPYMVVSAVVFYGYFVLMTKWKGQTLGKMVFGLRVISIKEPSENLSWSTVIFREWIGRFISATLLFLYLFVAVLPRKQGIHDLFVDTTVIHENVVPVTIEKPHNA, encoded by the coding sequence ATGTCAGAAAAAGATATCTCATTACTAAACGAAGAAATTACCAAGGAAGCTCCAACTGTTGATAGTAAATCAGAAGCACCGATTATTATTGTAGGTAGAGAAGAAGATCAAGTGGATACTTTAGGTCAACATGTCTATTATGCAGGGTTTTGGATGCGTTTTTGGGCGTATTTGCTTGATTTAATTGTGATCTTTAGTATCCATGGCATTATAACAAAGCCTCTTTTAAGGATAGTTGGTGTAGATATTCCAGGTAACGGTTGGATTACACCTTATATGGTTGTTTCTGCTGTTGTGTTTTATGGATATTTTGTGCTGATGACAAAGTGGAAAGGTCAAACTCTTGGGAAAATGGTGTTCGGACTACGTGTAATATCCATTAAGGAACCGAGTGAAAACTTATCATGGAGCACGGTTATTTTTAGGGAATGGATAGGCCGGTTTATTTCTGCAACATTGTTATTTCTATATTTATTTGTTGCAGTTCTCCCAAGAAAGCAAGGAATTCATGACTTATTCGTAGATACAACTGTTATACATGAAAATGTGGTTCCTGTAACGATAGAAAAACCCCATAATGCGTAA
- a CDS encoding EcsC family protein, whose translation MEWTIEDQKNWNNLKKWEESLYEYEKNDFERIYETVIQQVIERVPEHIKKEIFSKMDTWMFYLHSYIQGSQYQQDAKARIIQAAKIFDSSVENIEDLQRLPIHQLQYIRDQQVSRLRLYSLVQGSVTGTGDVLALLSDVPAMMIINLRAIQLTAMCYGVNPQSPFDMSASLQVFHAGTLSKRHCGSAWKELVEEAEKVDHPYLYDGPEVIADETWFEKPIKQIIKSYGIFLFRHQQVSGAPLLSMMIGATSNYQFTRNVTDFAKHYYEFRYLLQKKKALLPDSVPKP comes from the coding sequence ATGGAGTGGACGATAGAGGACCAAAAGAATTGGAATAACTTGAAGAAATGGGAAGAATCCCTTTATGAATATGAAAAGAATGATTTTGAAAGGATTTACGAGACAGTCATACAACAAGTGATTGAGCGAGTACCGGAACATATTAAGAAAGAAATTTTCTCTAAGATGGACACATGGATGTTTTATTTACATTCGTATATCCAAGGAAGTCAATATCAACAAGATGCAAAAGCTCGAATCATTCAAGCTGCAAAAATTTTCGATTCTAGTGTAGAGAATATTGAAGATCTTCAACGACTGCCAATCCATCAGTTGCAGTATATTAGAGACCAACAAGTATCTAGGCTACGTTTATACTCTTTAGTGCAAGGTTCTGTTACAGGAACTGGAGATGTACTTGCTCTATTAAGTGATGTGCCAGCAATGATGATTATTAATCTCCGAGCAATTCAACTAACTGCTATGTGTTATGGCGTTAATCCACAGTCTCCTTTTGACATGTCAGCCTCCCTACAGGTGTTTCATGCAGGAACTTTGTCCAAGCGTCATTGTGGTTCTGCTTGGAAAGAATTAGTGGAAGAAGCGGAGAAAGTTGATCATCCATATCTTTATGATGGCCCAGAAGTAATTGCAGATGAAACTTGGTTTGAAAAGCCAATTAAGCAAATCATTAAGAGTTATGGCATCTTCTTGTTCCGTCACCAGCAAGTATCTGGTGCACCTCTTTTATCCATGATGATAGGTGCAACAAGTAATTATCAGTTCACTAGAAATGTTACTGATTTTGCAAAACATTACTATGAATTTAGATATTTACTACAAAAGAAAAAAGCTTTGTTACCTGATTCGGTACCAAAGCCATAA
- a CDS encoding class I SAM-dependent methyltransferase yields MTSSITQMEHLFQVFNETTVLLQNELQCTYLEALAETGENMFQGSILQDEVSEIGRKQLEKSYQTVKIDIIDKSIIRKSFQLAVLKGMKEHVQPNHQMTPDSIGLLLGYLTNRFTTNLETVRLLDPVVGTGNLVVSLLEQWSDRSQQVHAVGIDLDEVLLQLAYVMANLCQQPVELVAQDTLENWFIDPVDLVVADLPVGYYPNDEKAKEFTLKSTKGHSYAHHLIMEQSMRHTKEGGYLFFLVPNTLFESEEAKKLQEYLHHEGHIQAFMQLPQTLFTSEATAKSLLVIQKKGEAIQAPQEVLLAKVPSLSNQTAMQRFLADVENWFQQSKQ; encoded by the coding sequence ATGACATCATCAATTACACAAATGGAACATTTATTTCAAGTTTTTAATGAAACCACTGTTCTATTACAAAATGAATTACAATGTACCTATTTAGAAGCGCTTGCGGAAACTGGAGAAAACATGTTTCAAGGAAGCATATTACAAGACGAGGTAAGTGAGATAGGTCGAAAACAATTAGAAAAGTCTTACCAAACAGTTAAAATAGATATTATTGATAAAAGTATCATTCGTAAAAGTTTTCAACTTGCAGTCCTAAAAGGAATGAAGGAACATGTTCAACCAAACCATCAAATGACGCCTGATTCCATTGGTTTGTTACTAGGATACTTAACTAATCGATTTACTACTAACTTGGAAACGGTGCGTTTGCTAGACCCTGTAGTTGGAACGGGAAATCTAGTAGTTTCTTTGCTAGAACAATGGAGTGACCGTAGCCAACAAGTTCACGCTGTTGGAATTGATTTAGACGAAGTGCTTCTTCAATTAGCCTACGTAATGGCTAATTTATGCCAACAACCAGTTGAATTAGTAGCTCAAGATACATTAGAAAACTGGTTTATTGATCCAGTTGATTTAGTAGTTGCAGATTTGCCAGTTGGGTATTACCCCAATGATGAAAAAGCAAAAGAATTTACCTTGAAATCAACAAAAGGACATTCCTATGCTCATCATCTGATTATGGAACAGTCCATGCGCCATACCAAAGAAGGTGGCTATCTATTTTTCCTTGTGCCTAACACTTTATTTGAAAGCGAAGAAGCAAAAAAACTGCAAGAGTATCTTCATCATGAAGGACACATTCAAGCGTTTATGCAACTACCACAGACATTATTTACTTCTGAGGCTACTGCCAAAAGTTTGTTAGTCATTCAGAAAAAAGGGGAAGCAATTCAAGCTCCGCAAGAAGTTCTGTTAGCAAAAGTACCGTCTCTTTCTAACCAAACAGCCATGCAACGCTTCTTAGCAGATGTAGAAAATTGGTTCCAGCAATCTAAGCAGTGA
- the tpx gene encoding thiol peroxidase, which yields MATITFKNNPVTLLGNEVKVGDKAPNFTVLANDLSEVTLDSSKGKTRLISVVPSIDTGVCDQQTRKFNEELSSVENVEVLTISVDLPFAQKRWCASNGLENVHTLSDHRSLSFGEAYGVHIQELRLLARAVFVVNANDEVTYVEYVSEATNHPNYEAAVEAVKNA from the coding sequence ATGGCAACTATTACGTTTAAGAACAACCCTGTAACTCTGTTAGGTAATGAAGTAAAAGTTGGAGACAAAGCACCAAACTTCACTGTATTAGCTAATGACTTATCTGAGGTGACTCTAGACTCTAGTAAAGGAAAAACTAGATTAATTTCTGTTGTACCATCTATTGATACTGGAGTATGTGATCAACAAACTCGTAAATTTAACGAAGAATTAAGCTCAGTAGAAAATGTGGAGGTACTAACTATTTCTGTAGACCTTCCATTTGCTCAAAAACGTTGGTGCGCATCAAATGGTCTAGAAAACGTACATACACTATCTGATCACCGTTCTTTATCGTTCGGAGAAGCTTATGGAGTACATATTCAAGAACTTCGTTTATTAGCTCGTGCTGTATTTGTTGTGAATGCAAATGATGAAGTTACATATGTAGAATATGTATCCGAAGCAACAAATCACCCTAATTACGAAGCTGCTGTGGAAGCAGTGAAGAATGCGTAA
- a CDS encoding NAD kinase produces MERRNMYFYYRPDPSKTEKLETLFELAKRYDFNVVTDPTIANIIISVGDDGTFLEAVRRTGFKQDNLYVGISTTGSLSIYCDFLLEDTSTMIEAMTTKQIEVRRYPLLEATVDKEGTFLCLNEFTIRSGIIKTFVIDVFIDNFHFETFRGDGMVVSTPTGSTAYSKSLNGAVVDPTLPCIQVSELASLNTNRYRTLGSSFLLGENRKLTLKVVQDGNDHPTMGLDNDAMSVKNVHSIDLKVSEQKIKTVKLKDNSFWHKVKRSFL; encoded by the coding sequence ATGGAAAGAAGAAATATGTATTTTTATTACCGACCTGATCCTTCAAAGACAGAAAAACTAGAGACATTGTTTGAACTTGCAAAACGTTATGATTTTAACGTGGTCACTGATCCAACTATCGCCAATATTATTATTAGCGTTGGAGACGATGGCACATTCTTAGAAGCAGTACGTCGGACTGGCTTTAAACAAGATAATTTATACGTAGGTATCTCCACAACTGGTAGCCTCTCCATTTACTGTGACTTCTTATTAGAAGATACTTCTACAATGATTGAAGCGATGACAACAAAACAAATTGAAGTAAGACGTTATCCTTTATTAGAAGCTACAGTTGACAAAGAAGGTACGTTTCTTTGTTTAAATGAATTTACTATTCGTTCTGGTATTATTAAAACGTTTGTTATTGACGTTTTTATTGATAACTTCCACTTTGAAACGTTCCGTGGTGATGGTATGGTTGTTTCCACACCGACAGGCTCTACTGCATACTCTAAGTCATTAAATGGAGCTGTGGTTGATCCGACGCTACCTTGTATTCAAGTAAGTGAATTAGCATCATTAAATACAAATAGATACAGGACACTTGGATCTTCGTTCTTACTTGGAGAAAATAGAAAATTAACCTTAAAAGTAGTACAAGATGGTAATGATCACCCTACAATGGGGCTAGACAACGATGCAATGAGCGTTAAAAATGTACACTCTATTGATCTAAAAGTAAGTGAGCAGAAGATTAAAACAGTAAAATTAAAAGATAACTCTTTCTGGCATAAAGTGAAGAGATCCTTTTTATAA
- a CDS encoding cytosine permease, producing the protein MATALLEKIGLERVPQEQKTTSWLEYAIMQLSFSANTGNFLLPALAVLHGGLSPLAAFGSTFIGATLAFILVSLLTLPGSRLGLPAQYVMRLLLGTKLSRFFASPVRSITSLYWFSVQTIGGTYVIQSITEIVLGKKAPFIPIALLLAIIMSVLAVVGFHAVKNAIKLFLPLLLTGQLLMLFLLVPSYQTSVSASEGPFSWSMFMLYVGLTFVQYVSGVSASSDITRYAKSPTQGAVGVGIGNIIGFAITAVIAILCATVYQTSNPFVSLIDEATSVWIIIILGCYAVLSMVSINLSNAYTGSFSLLNIFPQIGRMTSAAVFGIIATLTSLYTPLVTEAQGIIQLFGYVIIPVSAIIVAQYSIVKRLRLTEQEVLQLTTNVPTKRISVFSLLFGAVVYILLPDSISPGFVTFIITFTFYLIGKRNELRLAEKNVVSA; encoded by the coding sequence ATGGCAACAGCTTTACTAGAAAAAATAGGACTAGAACGTGTGCCTCAAGAACAAAAAACTACTTCTTGGCTCGAATACGCAATTATGCAACTATCCTTTTCAGCCAATACTGGAAATTTCTTATTACCTGCTTTAGCAGTTCTTCATGGAGGCCTTTCTCCATTAGCAGCTTTTGGCTCTACTTTTATTGGAGCTACACTAGCATTTATCCTAGTTTCTTTATTAACTCTACCTGGTTCTCGTTTAGGTTTACCAGCACAATATGTAATGCGATTACTCCTTGGTACTAAGCTTTCTCGTTTCTTTGCGTCTCCAGTTAGATCTATCACATCTTTATACTGGTTTAGTGTTCAAACAATTGGTGGTACATATGTCATTCAATCTATTACGGAGATCGTATTAGGAAAAAAAGCTCCCTTCATCCCAATTGCTCTTCTACTAGCGATTATTATGTCCGTGCTTGCCGTTGTTGGATTTCATGCAGTAAAAAATGCTATAAAATTATTTTTACCTTTATTATTGACTGGGCAACTCTTAATGTTATTCTTATTAGTTCCTTCCTACCAAACTTCTGTCTCAGCTTCAGAAGGTCCTTTTTCATGGTCTATGTTTATGTTGTATGTCGGTCTGACTTTTGTTCAATATGTATCAGGAGTAAGTGCTTCCTCTGACATTACTAGATATGCAAAAAGTCCCACTCAAGGGGCCGTTGGAGTAGGAATTGGGAATATCATAGGATTTGCGATAACTGCAGTCATCGCAATTTTATGTGCAACGGTGTATCAAACTAGCAATCCATTTGTTTCCCTAATTGATGAGGCTACTTCAGTTTGGATAATTATAATATTGGGATGTTATGCCGTATTATCCATGGTATCCATTAACCTTAGTAATGCATACACTGGAAGTTTCAGTTTATTGAATATTTTTCCACAAATTGGTCGAATGACATCTGCAGCTGTTTTCGGAATAATTGCTACGTTAACAAGCTTATATACTCCTCTTGTTACAGAAGCACAAGGAATTATTCAATTATTCGGATATGTTATCATACCAGTATCCGCAATAATTGTTGCCCAATATAGCATTGTAAAAAGACTACGTCTAACAGAGCAAGAAGTATTACAATTAACAACTAACGTACCAACTAAAAGGATTTCCGTCTTCTCTTTATTATTCGGAGCGGTTGTTTATATTTTACTTCCGGATTCTATTTCACCAGGATTTGTAACCTTTATTATTACTTTTACTTTTTATCTAATTGGGAAGAGGAATGAACTTAGGCTTGCAGAAAAGAATGTAGTAAGTGCATAG